The following proteins are encoded in a genomic region of Thunnus maccoyii chromosome 8, fThuMac1.1, whole genome shotgun sequence:
- the slc43a3b gene encoding solute carrier family 43 member 3b isoform X3 — protein MPDCEKRFLVQRSLTFATGLVESLCFSGAVFGWASLVFVLKSEGYFHSLCVNTTQVNTTQVNNTVLDCSGQDEQFSLIFTIASFMNNFLTLQNGFLFDRFGTTVARLYGIFLYTMGTLMVAFSSPALSVLLYPALSVLAVGGILFLITNMQVGNLFGTHRSTIITLYNGAFDSSSALFLVIKLLYESGVSLCASFLFLSACSIIHLLRTFFLLPKGIIPYPLPEGYTYGITCGKSKSSEQTVANGNADRETEEMPLDKGAPVKEVKSFRECLLSRLFLVHLSWLSVMQLRHYLFIGTLNPMLQRLTEGEPSLVSQYTNAFAITQLCGVLCAPWNGLIMDRHKGKPRAAGETEQEADLRASVLSLFLTTLQCVLFSVCAATPYLPVQYLTFILQVVNRSFLYGGNAAFISIAFPSCHFGKVYGAVMALSAVFSVLQYPCFALVKGPLNGDPLYVNIALTLLSLLAFINPLYVYLHCRSLASQRAKSIAASS, from the exons ATGCCAGATTGTGAGAAGCGCTTTTTGGTGCAGCGCAGCCTCACCTTCGCTACAGGTCTGGTGGAGAGCCTGTGTTTCTCCGGGGCCGTGTTCGGATGGGCTTCTCTTGTTTTTGTCCTCAAGTCGGAGGGATACTTCCACTCTCTGTGCGTCAACACGACACAAGTCAACACGACACAAGTCAACAACACGGTCTTAG ATTGcagcggacaggatgaacaGTTCTCTCTCATCTTCACCATCGCCTCCTTCATGAATAATTTCCTCACGCTGCAGAATGGTTTCCTCTTTGACCGGTTTGGCACCACAGTGGCTCGGCTCTATGGAAT ATTTCTTTACACCATGGGTACCTTGATGGTGGCCTTCTCATCCCCAG CTCTGTCCGTCCTGCTCTATCcagctctctctgtcctggCCGTGGGAGGCATCTTGTTCCTGATCACAAACATGCAG GTGGGGAATCTGTTCGGCACTCATCGCTCCACCATCATCACTCTCTACAATGGGGCCTTTGACTCTTCCTCAGCACTCTTCCTGGTCATCAAG TTGTTATATGAGTCTGGCGTCTCTCTCTGCGCctctttcctgtttctgtctgccTGCAGCATCATTCACCTGCTCAGGACTTTCTTCCTGCTGCCCAAAGGGATCATCCCCTACCCGCTGCCTGAAGGTTACACATACGG GATAACCTGTGGTAAATCAAAGAGTTCAGAGCAGACAGTGGCGAATGGCAACgcagatagagagacagaggaaatgCCACTCGACAAGGGCGCCCCTGTAAAAGAAg TTAAGAGTTTCCGTGAGTGTTTACTGTCCAGGTTATTCTTGGTGCATCTGTCCTGGTTGTCGGTGATGCAGCTCAGACATTACCTGTTCATCGGCACCCTCAACCCCATGCTGCAGCGGCTGACGGAGGGAGAGCCCTCACTGg tgagCCAGTACACCAATGCTTTTGCTATCACTCAGCTGTGTGGCGTGCTGTGTGCTCCGTGGAACGGCCTCATCATGGACAGACACAAGGGCAAACCTCGCGCTGCAG gagagaCTGAACAGGAGGCAGACCTGCGGGCCTCGGTGCTTTCTCTCTTCCTGACGACGCTGCAGTGCGTGCTGTTCTCAGTTTGTGCCGCCACCCCGTACCTGCCGGTGCAGTACCTCACCTTCATCCTGCAGGTGGTCAACCGCTCCTTCCTCTATGGTGGCAACGCAGCCTTCATCAGCATTGC tttccCATCATGTCACTTTGGGAAGGTTTACGGCGCGGTCATGGCtctgtctgcagtgttttcagtgCTGCAATATCCGTGCTTCGCCCTGGTGAAAGGACCTCTGAATGGAGATCCTTTATAT GTGAATATTGCTCTGACACTGCTCAGCCTGCTGGCCTTCATCAATCCCCTCTATGTCTACCTGCACTGTCGAAGTCTTGCCTCACAGCGAGCCAAGAGCATCGCTGCCTCCTCTTAA
- the slc43a3b gene encoding solute carrier family 43 member 3b isoform X1: MWVITSYGSDNMWMVWTIGSRISPLCGFKRKRSLTFATGLVESLCFSGAVFGWASLVFVLKSEGYFHSLCVNTTQVNTTQVNNTVLDCSGQDEQFSLIFTIASFMNNFLTLQNGFLFDRFGTTVARLYGIFLYTMGTLMVAFSSPALSVLLYPALSVLAVGGILFLITNMQVGNLFGTHRSTIITLYNGAFDSSSALFLVIKLLYESGVSLCASFLFLSACSIIHLLRTFFLLPKGIIPYPLPEGYTYGITCGKSKSSEQTVANGNADRETEEMPLDKGAPVKEVKSFRECLLSRLFLVHLSWLSVMQLRHYLFIGTLNPMLQRLTEGEPSLVSQYTNAFAITQLCGVLCAPWNGLIMDRHKGKPRAAGETEQEADLRASVLSLFLTTLQCVLFSVCAATPYLPVQYLTFILQVVNRSFLYGGNAAFISIAFPSCHFGKVYGAVMALSAVFSVLQYPCFALVKGPLNGDPLYVNIALTLLSLLAFINPLYVYLHCRSLASQRAKSIAASS, from the exons CGCAGCCTCACCTTCGCTACAGGTCTGGTGGAGAGCCTGTGTTTCTCCGGGGCCGTGTTCGGATGGGCTTCTCTTGTTTTTGTCCTCAAGTCGGAGGGATACTTCCACTCTCTGTGCGTCAACACGACACAAGTCAACACGACACAAGTCAACAACACGGTCTTAG ATTGcagcggacaggatgaacaGTTCTCTCTCATCTTCACCATCGCCTCCTTCATGAATAATTTCCTCACGCTGCAGAATGGTTTCCTCTTTGACCGGTTTGGCACCACAGTGGCTCGGCTCTATGGAAT ATTTCTTTACACCATGGGTACCTTGATGGTGGCCTTCTCATCCCCAG CTCTGTCCGTCCTGCTCTATCcagctctctctgtcctggCCGTGGGAGGCATCTTGTTCCTGATCACAAACATGCAG GTGGGGAATCTGTTCGGCACTCATCGCTCCACCATCATCACTCTCTACAATGGGGCCTTTGACTCTTCCTCAGCACTCTTCCTGGTCATCAAG TTGTTATATGAGTCTGGCGTCTCTCTCTGCGCctctttcctgtttctgtctgccTGCAGCATCATTCACCTGCTCAGGACTTTCTTCCTGCTGCCCAAAGGGATCATCCCCTACCCGCTGCCTGAAGGTTACACATACGG GATAACCTGTGGTAAATCAAAGAGTTCAGAGCAGACAGTGGCGAATGGCAACgcagatagagagacagaggaaatgCCACTCGACAAGGGCGCCCCTGTAAAAGAAg TTAAGAGTTTCCGTGAGTGTTTACTGTCCAGGTTATTCTTGGTGCATCTGTCCTGGTTGTCGGTGATGCAGCTCAGACATTACCTGTTCATCGGCACCCTCAACCCCATGCTGCAGCGGCTGACGGAGGGAGAGCCCTCACTGg tgagCCAGTACACCAATGCTTTTGCTATCACTCAGCTGTGTGGCGTGCTGTGTGCTCCGTGGAACGGCCTCATCATGGACAGACACAAGGGCAAACCTCGCGCTGCAG gagagaCTGAACAGGAGGCAGACCTGCGGGCCTCGGTGCTTTCTCTCTTCCTGACGACGCTGCAGTGCGTGCTGTTCTCAGTTTGTGCCGCCACCCCGTACCTGCCGGTGCAGTACCTCACCTTCATCCTGCAGGTGGTCAACCGCTCCTTCCTCTATGGTGGCAACGCAGCCTTCATCAGCATTGC tttccCATCATGTCACTTTGGGAAGGTTTACGGCGCGGTCATGGCtctgtctgcagtgttttcagtgCTGCAATATCCGTGCTTCGCCCTGGTGAAAGGACCTCTGAATGGAGATCCTTTATAT GTGAATATTGCTCTGACACTGCTCAGCCTGCTGGCCTTCATCAATCCCCTCTATGTCTACCTGCACTGTCGAAGTCTTGCCTCACAGCGAGCCAAGAGCATCGCTGCCTCCTCTTAA
- the slc43a3b gene encoding solute carrier family 43 member 3b isoform X2 produces MDNRITVGGHNITISPLCGFKRKRSLTFATGLVESLCFSGAVFGWASLVFVLKSEGYFHSLCVNTTQVNTTQVNNTVLDCSGQDEQFSLIFTIASFMNNFLTLQNGFLFDRFGTTVARLYGIFLYTMGTLMVAFSSPALSVLLYPALSVLAVGGILFLITNMQVGNLFGTHRSTIITLYNGAFDSSSALFLVIKLLYESGVSLCASFLFLSACSIIHLLRTFFLLPKGIIPYPLPEGYTYGITCGKSKSSEQTVANGNADRETEEMPLDKGAPVKEVKSFRECLLSRLFLVHLSWLSVMQLRHYLFIGTLNPMLQRLTEGEPSLVSQYTNAFAITQLCGVLCAPWNGLIMDRHKGKPRAAGETEQEADLRASVLSLFLTTLQCVLFSVCAATPYLPVQYLTFILQVVNRSFLYGGNAAFISIAFPSCHFGKVYGAVMALSAVFSVLQYPCFALVKGPLNGDPLYVNIALTLLSLLAFINPLYVYLHCRSLASQRAKSIAASS; encoded by the exons CGCAGCCTCACCTTCGCTACAGGTCTGGTGGAGAGCCTGTGTTTCTCCGGGGCCGTGTTCGGATGGGCTTCTCTTGTTTTTGTCCTCAAGTCGGAGGGATACTTCCACTCTCTGTGCGTCAACACGACACAAGTCAACACGACACAAGTCAACAACACGGTCTTAG ATTGcagcggacaggatgaacaGTTCTCTCTCATCTTCACCATCGCCTCCTTCATGAATAATTTCCTCACGCTGCAGAATGGTTTCCTCTTTGACCGGTTTGGCACCACAGTGGCTCGGCTCTATGGAAT ATTTCTTTACACCATGGGTACCTTGATGGTGGCCTTCTCATCCCCAG CTCTGTCCGTCCTGCTCTATCcagctctctctgtcctggCCGTGGGAGGCATCTTGTTCCTGATCACAAACATGCAG GTGGGGAATCTGTTCGGCACTCATCGCTCCACCATCATCACTCTCTACAATGGGGCCTTTGACTCTTCCTCAGCACTCTTCCTGGTCATCAAG TTGTTATATGAGTCTGGCGTCTCTCTCTGCGCctctttcctgtttctgtctgccTGCAGCATCATTCACCTGCTCAGGACTTTCTTCCTGCTGCCCAAAGGGATCATCCCCTACCCGCTGCCTGAAGGTTACACATACGG GATAACCTGTGGTAAATCAAAGAGTTCAGAGCAGACAGTGGCGAATGGCAACgcagatagagagacagaggaaatgCCACTCGACAAGGGCGCCCCTGTAAAAGAAg TTAAGAGTTTCCGTGAGTGTTTACTGTCCAGGTTATTCTTGGTGCATCTGTCCTGGTTGTCGGTGATGCAGCTCAGACATTACCTGTTCATCGGCACCCTCAACCCCATGCTGCAGCGGCTGACGGAGGGAGAGCCCTCACTGg tgagCCAGTACACCAATGCTTTTGCTATCACTCAGCTGTGTGGCGTGCTGTGTGCTCCGTGGAACGGCCTCATCATGGACAGACACAAGGGCAAACCTCGCGCTGCAG gagagaCTGAACAGGAGGCAGACCTGCGGGCCTCGGTGCTTTCTCTCTTCCTGACGACGCTGCAGTGCGTGCTGTTCTCAGTTTGTGCCGCCACCCCGTACCTGCCGGTGCAGTACCTCACCTTCATCCTGCAGGTGGTCAACCGCTCCTTCCTCTATGGTGGCAACGCAGCCTTCATCAGCATTGC tttccCATCATGTCACTTTGGGAAGGTTTACGGCGCGGTCATGGCtctgtctgcagtgttttcagtgCTGCAATATCCGTGCTTCGCCCTGGTGAAAGGACCTCTGAATGGAGATCCTTTATAT GTGAATATTGCTCTGACACTGCTCAGCCTGCTGGCCTTCATCAATCCCCTCTATGTCTACCTGCACTGTCGAAGTCTTGCCTCACAGCGAGCCAAGAGCATCGCTGCCTCCTCTTAA
- the slc43a3b gene encoding solute carrier family 43 member 3b isoform X4: MDNRITDISSLWIQEKGLVESLCFSGAVFGWASLVFVLKSEGYFHSLCVNTTQVNTTQVNNTVLDCSGQDEQFSLIFTIASFMNNFLTLQNGFLFDRFGTTVARLYGIFLYTMGTLMVAFSSPALSVLLYPALSVLAVGGILFLITNMQVGNLFGTHRSTIITLYNGAFDSSSALFLVIKLLYESGVSLCASFLFLSACSIIHLLRTFFLLPKGIIPYPLPEGYTYGITCGKSKSSEQTVANGNADRETEEMPLDKGAPVKEVKSFRECLLSRLFLVHLSWLSVMQLRHYLFIGTLNPMLQRLTEGEPSLVSQYTNAFAITQLCGVLCAPWNGLIMDRHKGKPRAAGETEQEADLRASVLSLFLTTLQCVLFSVCAATPYLPVQYLTFILQVVNRSFLYGGNAAFISIAFPSCHFGKVYGAVMALSAVFSVLQYPCFALVKGPLNGDPLYVNIALTLLSLLAFINPLYVYLHCRSLASQRAKSIAASS, from the exons GTCTGGTGGAGAGCCTGTGTTTCTCCGGGGCCGTGTTCGGATGGGCTTCTCTTGTTTTTGTCCTCAAGTCGGAGGGATACTTCCACTCTCTGTGCGTCAACACGACACAAGTCAACACGACACAAGTCAACAACACGGTCTTAG ATTGcagcggacaggatgaacaGTTCTCTCTCATCTTCACCATCGCCTCCTTCATGAATAATTTCCTCACGCTGCAGAATGGTTTCCTCTTTGACCGGTTTGGCACCACAGTGGCTCGGCTCTATGGAAT ATTTCTTTACACCATGGGTACCTTGATGGTGGCCTTCTCATCCCCAG CTCTGTCCGTCCTGCTCTATCcagctctctctgtcctggCCGTGGGAGGCATCTTGTTCCTGATCACAAACATGCAG GTGGGGAATCTGTTCGGCACTCATCGCTCCACCATCATCACTCTCTACAATGGGGCCTTTGACTCTTCCTCAGCACTCTTCCTGGTCATCAAG TTGTTATATGAGTCTGGCGTCTCTCTCTGCGCctctttcctgtttctgtctgccTGCAGCATCATTCACCTGCTCAGGACTTTCTTCCTGCTGCCCAAAGGGATCATCCCCTACCCGCTGCCTGAAGGTTACACATACGG GATAACCTGTGGTAAATCAAAGAGTTCAGAGCAGACAGTGGCGAATGGCAACgcagatagagagacagaggaaatgCCACTCGACAAGGGCGCCCCTGTAAAAGAAg TTAAGAGTTTCCGTGAGTGTTTACTGTCCAGGTTATTCTTGGTGCATCTGTCCTGGTTGTCGGTGATGCAGCTCAGACATTACCTGTTCATCGGCACCCTCAACCCCATGCTGCAGCGGCTGACGGAGGGAGAGCCCTCACTGg tgagCCAGTACACCAATGCTTTTGCTATCACTCAGCTGTGTGGCGTGCTGTGTGCTCCGTGGAACGGCCTCATCATGGACAGACACAAGGGCAAACCTCGCGCTGCAG gagagaCTGAACAGGAGGCAGACCTGCGGGCCTCGGTGCTTTCTCTCTTCCTGACGACGCTGCAGTGCGTGCTGTTCTCAGTTTGTGCCGCCACCCCGTACCTGCCGGTGCAGTACCTCACCTTCATCCTGCAGGTGGTCAACCGCTCCTTCCTCTATGGTGGCAACGCAGCCTTCATCAGCATTGC tttccCATCATGTCACTTTGGGAAGGTTTACGGCGCGGTCATGGCtctgtctgcagtgttttcagtgCTGCAATATCCGTGCTTCGCCCTGGTGAAAGGACCTCTGAATGGAGATCCTTTATAT GTGAATATTGCTCTGACACTGCTCAGCCTGCTGGCCTTCATCAATCCCCTCTATGTCTACCTGCACTGTCGAAGTCTTGCCTCACAGCGAGCCAAGAGCATCGCTGCCTCCTCTTAA